A window of Stenotrophomonas indicatrix genomic DNA:
TACACGATGGTGACGTTCCTGCACACGCCCTATGCCGAGGCACTGCGCCGCACCGACCTCCAGCGCGCGATGCTGATCGCCGCCACCGCAGGCCACGACACCCTGGACAACATCGACTGGAACGCACTGGAAGCGCAGATCCATGCGCAGCTGCCGGTGCTGGAGGGCGCGCACTGATGGCCGACAGCTTCCTGTTCTACGACCTGGAAACCTTCGGCCAGGATCCACGTCGTACCCGTATCTCCCAGTACGCGGCAATCCGTACCGACAGCGACCTCAATGAGATCGACACGCCGGTCAGCTTCTTCGTTCGCCCGGCCGATGATCTGCTGCCCTCGCCGATGGCGACGATGGTCACCGGCATCACTCCGCAGCAGGCGCTGGCCGAAGGCATCAGCGAAGCCGAGGCGTTCGATCGCATCAACGAGCAGCTCTCGCGCCCCGGTACCTGTGCACTGGGCTACAACACCCTGCGCTTCGACGACGAGTTCATCCGCTACGGCCTGTTCCGCAACTTCCACGACCCGTACGAACGCGAGTGGCGCAACGGCAACTCGCGCTGGGACCTGCTGGACATGCTGCGGCTGATGCATGCCATCCGCCCGGACGGCATCCACTGGCCCAAGCGCGAGGACGGCGCCACCTCGTTCAAGCTGGAGCATCTGGCCGAGGCCAACGGCGTGCGCGAGGGCGATGCCCACGAAGCGCTGTCGGACGTGCGCGCGACGATCGGCATGGCGCGCCTGTTCAAGCAGTCGCAGCCGCGCCTGTGGGACTACGCGCTGAAGCTGCGCGACAAGCGTTTCGTCGGCAGCCTGCTCGACATCACTGCATTGAAGCCGGTGCTGCATATCTCGATGCGCTACCCGGCCAGCCGCCTGTGCGCGGCACCGGTGTTGCCGCTGGCGGTACATCCGACCATCAACAACCGGGTGATCGTGTTCGATCTCGACGGCGACATCGATGACCTGCTGGAACTGCCCGCCGAAGTGATCGCCCAGCGCCTGTACCTGCGCGCCAGCGAACTGCCCGAAGGCGTGGCCCGGGTGCCGTTGAAGGAAGTGCACCTGAACAAGGTGCCGGCGCTGGTGGCCTGGAACCACCTGCGCGCTGATGACCACGCACGACTCGGGCTGGACGTGGCGGCGATCGAAGCCAAGGCCGAACGCCTGCGCGCGTTCGCGCCGCAGTTGGCCGAGAAGGCGCGCCAGGTCTACAACCAGCCGCGCGCGGCGAGCGTTTCCGATGTGGATGCATCGCTGTACGACGGCTTCCTCGGCGCCGGCGACAAGCCGCTGCTGGCACTGGCACGGACCACGCCCGCCGAGCAGCTGGCCGCACTGGAAGGCCGCTTCCGCGATCCGCGCCTGCCGGAACTGCTGTTCCGCTATCGCGCCCGCAATCATCCCGACAGCCTCGCACCGGAAGAACGCGAGCGCTGGAAGGCCTATCGCCGCCAGCGCCTGTTCGGTGAGGAAGGCATGGGCGAACTCAACCTGGCCCAGTTCCAGCAGCAGCTCGACGCGCTGGCAGCCGAGGCGCCCGACGATGCCCGCCGCGCCGCGCTGCTGCAATCGCTGCGTGACTGGGGCCAGCACCTGCAGGAGGACCTGTGAGCACCTATTTTTCCGATGCCAGTTTCAAGTTCCTGCGCAGCCTGGCGCTGCACAACGACAAGACCTGGTTCAACGACCATCGCCAGCAGTACGAAGACCACGTGCGGCAGCCGTTCCTGCGCCTGCTGGGCGACCTGCAGCCGGCGCTGGCCGAGGTCAGCGGACACTTCCGCGCAGACACGCGTGGCGTGGGCGGCTCGCTGTTCCGCATCCACCGCGACGCGCGGTTCTCCAACGATAAATCGCCGTACAAGACCTGGCAGGGCGCGCGCCTGTTTCATGAGCGTCGCCGCGAAGTGGCCGCGCCCTCGTTCTACGTGCACCTGCAGCCGGGCGAGAGCTTCGTCGGTGCCGGGCTGTGGCATCCCGAACCGGAAACCCAGCGCCGCGTCCGCCACTTCATCCTCGACAACCCGGGCAGCTGGAAGGCGGCTGCGCACGCACCGGCGCTGCGCAGGCGTTTCGACTTCGAGGAAACCGAGAAGCTGGTGCGCCCGCCGCGCGGCTTCCCGGCTGACTTCGAGTTCATTGATGACCTCAAGCACCGCAACTGGGTGATGTGGCGTTCGCTGGACGACGCCACGATGACCGGCCCGCGCCTGCTGTCCACGCTCGGCAAGGACCTGGCGGCGCTCGGCCCGTTCGTGGACTACCTGTGCGCTGCACTGGATCTGGAGTTCTGACCGGCGCCGGTGGCATCGCTGGGATCACCCGCCGTTCACCACCGGCAACCGTACTTGCGGCAGGCTGTGCAGCATGAAGAAGCTCATTGGCATCCTCGTTCTGCTGATCGCTGTGGTGGCCGCCTGGTGGTTCGGCGGCCCCTACCTGACCGTGCATGGCCTGTCCAAGGCCATCGAACAACGGGACACCGCCCGTCTGGAGCGCTACGTGGATTTCCCACGCGTGCGTACCAGCCTGCGCGCCCAGCTCAATGACTACCTGGTGCGCCAGGCCGGCCCCGAGGTGGCTGCCAGTCCCTTCGGTGCCCTGCTGTACGGGCTGGGTGATCAGTTGGGTGGCGCCGCGGTGGACACGATGGTCACGCCCACCGGCATCGGCGCGATGTTGCAGGGCCACGTCCTGTGGAAGCGCGGCCGCAACGAACTGCAGGGCGGCGAGGCCTTGGGTGCAACCGAGCCGGCGCGACCGCTGAAGAACGCCGAACACCACTTCGAAGCCCTGGACCGCTTCGTGGTCGACGTCGATCGCGGCCCCGGCCAGCCTCCGTTGAAGGTAGTGCTGGAACCGCAGGGCCTGCGCTGGAAGGTGGTGGACCTGCAGCTGGGGATGTCAGGCAGCCCGTAACCGGTAGCGCCGGGCCATGCCCGGCGTTTCCATGGGCGCCGCTGCGCTCGCCGGGCATGGCCCGGCGCTGCCACCTCACCCTTCGTTGGCGACACCATGCGGCACGTGGCCGGCGGCTACGTGTTCACGCGCACTGTCGATGTTGTGCTGCGAATCGTCAAAGAAGATGTCGGCACCGAATGCCTGCAGGAACGGGCCTTTGTGTCGAC
This region includes:
- a CDS encoding DUF2461 domain-containing protein; amino-acid sequence: MSTYFSDASFKFLRSLALHNDKTWFNDHRQQYEDHVRQPFLRLLGDLQPALAEVSGHFRADTRGVGGSLFRIHRDARFSNDKSPYKTWQGARLFHERRREVAAPSFYVHLQPGESFVGAGLWHPEPETQRRVRHFILDNPGSWKAAAHAPALRRRFDFEETEKLVRPPRGFPADFEFIDDLKHRNWVMWRSLDDATMTGPRLLSTLGKDLAALGPFVDYLCAALDLEF
- a CDS encoding DUF2939 domain-containing protein; protein product: MKKLIGILVLLIAVVAAWWFGGPYLTVHGLSKAIEQRDTARLERYVDFPRVRTSLRAQLNDYLVRQAGPEVAASPFGALLYGLGDQLGGAAVDTMVTPTGIGAMLQGHVLWKRGRNELQGGEALGATEPARPLKNAEHHFEALDRFVVDVDRGPGQPPLKVVLEPQGLRWKVVDLQLGMSGSP
- the sbcB gene encoding exodeoxyribonuclease I, with translation MADSFLFYDLETFGQDPRRTRISQYAAIRTDSDLNEIDTPVSFFVRPADDLLPSPMATMVTGITPQQALAEGISEAEAFDRINEQLSRPGTCALGYNTLRFDDEFIRYGLFRNFHDPYEREWRNGNSRWDLLDMLRLMHAIRPDGIHWPKREDGATSFKLEHLAEANGVREGDAHEALSDVRATIGMARLFKQSQPRLWDYALKLRDKRFVGSLLDITALKPVLHISMRYPASRLCAAPVLPLAVHPTINNRVIVFDLDGDIDDLLELPAEVIAQRLYLRASELPEGVARVPLKEVHLNKVPALVAWNHLRADDHARLGLDVAAIEAKAERLRAFAPQLAEKARQVYNQPRAASVSDVDASLYDGFLGAGDKPLLALARTTPAEQLAALEGRFRDPRLPELLFRYRARNHPDSLAPEERERWKAYRRQRLFGEEGMGELNLAQFQQQLDALAAEAPDDARRAALLQSLRDWGQHLQEDL